The sequence below is a genomic window from Lycium ferocissimum isolate CSIRO_LF1 chromosome 9, AGI_CSIRO_Lferr_CH_V1, whole genome shotgun sequence.
GTAGGGGCTTCACAAAATTACATTTTAAGTTACTAAACAAGGGTACACTGATTTCTTTGGTTCTCAAGAGGAAAAATCATATTATAAGAACTGGCATAGCCACACGTGTTTTATTTTTACCGATACAATAGATACTAATAGACAATAATATGCATAATGCAAGTATACCATCAACCACTCTCCCTAGGCTAGCTGTTCATTCACTacgttatttttttcttcttcgtgTAAACCACATAAACCAGCGCTTCAGCAATTCATTTCATGCCCCCCCAAGTTGCAAATTTGCGGACAGCCAGCGACAAATTTCATGGTTCTCTTCAGGAATCGTGTAGTGACCAAGCCTATTGAAGGAAAAATAACACTTGAGGAACAACTGAACAAGAATCTTGAGGAACATCTGAACTTGTATTGTATATTTAAAAAAGGCGGAAATGTATAGATACCCCTCATAGGTCCTCCAGGTTAGACTCTGAAAACCAGATGAGCTTAAAAGTCTTGCAGATTTTTCTCCATGTTGATATGCCACAACGTCATCACCTGAAACAAGAACCATTGTGTATTCCGTTAAGGTTCAAATCTGTCATATTCAAAGCAAGAGTGCAAAAGTCTTCTGGTTGACAACTTTGGCCAATCAATTAGAAAAACCACAGCCATGAGGAATATCAGGGACCTTGATATCtcctttcttttgaaattaCAAATCCACAGCAACCAACACAAAAGAGAATAGTAGCGGATTCTGCTTTGTTTTTTATTGGGCCAGTAAGTACAATATCGTCAAGTCATAGAGTTTGAAGAATGAACTTCATCTTTGAGACATCCTCCTTTCAGGGTTTGTATGTTAACAAGTAATAATAGAATGAGGGCTCCACATTTAGAGACTTTAAAACCAGGAAATAATGCATAGAACTTCCCAAATGACTGACACTATATCTAGAGGCACTCAGAAATTATATAGAATGTAAATTACTAATCTCCCAGGCTTTtagacatgattttttttttttgacaagtcAGACATGTTAACTAGCTCAGCAGCAAGGAACTAAGGAGTCCTTTGGCTGCTGGTTATGCAGATATTAATAATGCAGGGTACAGTTATGAGGTCCTGTACTAGCATTTCCTTATAGTAAGCTCAGAGCAAGACACTCCAATAAATCTCATTATCTTATTATTCAAAACATGCCACATACTGATCCCTGACATTATGCggctactatatatatatatatatatatatttttaaagagaGAAACTTAGGAGGTCCAGAAATAAACTCATTAGGGCATCGGCagacaacaaccaacaacatggcGGAACTTGCATGAGTAACACCCAAGCAGGTCCTTCATactaatatatacaaaaaaagtGAAGGTTAGATGGACTTTACGACTCCAAAAGTTGAAAGCTTGCAATGGAAGTACCAGTGCCATGACAGAGCAAAATTGGCAAGGATGCTGCACGCCTTCCAGCATCATTCATTCCTTGCATACGGTGCCTTAATGTCCTGGAAAAAACCAGCTAATAAGGGGAACATATTCCATGGGAACAAAAGCTGCAGGTATCTCTAAGCAATAAAGTTGTACCTTGAACAAGGAAGCCAGCCGCTAAGGCCAACAACTGCGCTCAGGTTCACTCGATAAGGGCTTCCATTACCATACTGCCTAAATGCATGGCATGTGGCTGAATAAAGAGCAGTTGCAGCTCCCATGCTGAATCCTCCAACACATAGTTTAACTGAATGTGAATAAAGGTTACATCAGATATCACCTAGTTTAACTGAATATGAAAAAAGGTTACATCAGATAGCACCTCACAGTGCATTTAAGCAATCTAGAACATATGctgatgaaattattttctacatatatgATGTTTGAAGCACCAGTCTCATCTTGCACATATTTGTtctaaaattgaaaaagaaacgTACCATCAGCTGGCTCTGTTGATAAGAGATTTGCAACATGTGCTGCAGAAAAATCTAAGCCCTCCAAATCATCAGGAGCATCTTCCGAAATATCTCCTACATCAAACCCTAAAACAATTCAAGTTAATAGATCGTCTATGGTTTATCTTTATCAATAGACAAGCAAAAGCTACTGAACAGTGAAGagtaaaacataaaaattgcTAAGCAAGCATGCAACAAGATAGAATATATGCTTATGAACAAACAGAAAACCAAATTGCTTCTGAAAATAAGGCTTACAAGCAGTGCAGGGAAATCCACCAAAGGCAGCAACGGGACGAGTAGGAGCAGTTGGGCAAATCCATTTGATCTGCAGACCATTTAAGGAGGAAAGATACCAACAAGTCACAACAAATAAATCTCACTCTTATTAGAGAAATCACCCTGCATTTACTGATTACAATCAATAAATCCTTACATTAGGAAGTGGAAGGCTTTCAAGAAGCTGGGACCAGCTGCAaagtagaaaagaaagaagagttagaAACAGTTTATGGTAGCTAAACAAGCAAGATAATACAAGTTGGATTTAAATATGCAACATAAAGTTGCAAGAAAACAGAGCTGACGGCTTTATGCATGGAATGTGAAAATACTAGTGATACATAGCTTAGGGACCACAAAACAATCTGGAGAACCAATTTATGAAAAGGTCCATGGAAATGGACAAATTAGAATAGATTTTTAATATTAAAGTTTATGGTCCTAATCTTAGTCTTAGTGATACCACATTAGTCACTGACATTGTGAATAATTTActttatcttgttttgtttAATTGATTTACAGGAACATCAGGAAGTGAACAAGTGGTCCCTGGTTCACCATCTGGCAGCCTAATCCCCAAGAATCAAGTATATGATAAAAAAGACAACGACTCATTCGTATCTTACTCAGGCTTTATTATATTGGGACAGAATAGAggtaaacaaaagaaaagttaaAGAGCCAAAACTGAACAAATCAGACTTGAGCAGCATATGGACTACAAGCAATACCTGACTCTACCTCACCTTGAAAAGTGTGATACGGGTTACACTAGAGCCTGATAGTGCAGGCAATTAGATAACGGATAACTACATTTTTGGACCGCTCCAAAGAATCCAGCAAATGTATAAgtttgtatattaagtatagatatacataaaatattttgtatattaagtatagatatacataaaatatacacaCAGTATACACATAGATATATTTTGGCAAGCGGCCATTCGGCCAACGCGCCAAAACTGAAGGAGCCCTTTAGAGAACACTCTATAACAGCTGAAACATGATATTGATCATAACATAAACAGTAAATCAATTAACAATATCTACGACAGTCTTTATTGTCCTCAAAGGCGTCACACAATTAATGCTAATGATAGAAAGAGTACCTTGAGCCCTTATCACCTAGACCATGTAGCCAAACAATAGTTGCCTCATGCTTTCCTTTCGGCCTAACAACATGAGTCCTCCCAAATTCCCATGATGTTTGAGTCGTTCTGCTACCTAAACATCGCAATGTCAACatcattttcaaattttagagAGATTATCAGTCCTATGTGCattagaaaaatgaaaataaacacACCAGAGCCTGTTGTAGAGCCACTGAAGCTCATTGCTATACTGAAAGAATGTCAAAATTTAGTATATCACACACTTCCACCTATTGAAAATTGCCTCTGCAAATGCAATGCCAATAGTCAAACACTAAACACCTCTATTTATAACCTTGCAAAAAAGGTGAAAATGGAATATATACAACTACGAGTCTTCCTAAATGAGACTTAACTTACACCAGTTACACTTTGCCTAAGTTTACCTACACCCCCTCAAAGGGTGTCAAAAAAGGAATTAACTTTATGAGCGAAAGAATCTAACAGAAATCAAAGAACACATATGAATAAATGACCTGGTAACTGATTTTTTGTTCAAGGCACAACATTTAAAAGAATCAATGCTTCTACACATTTCGACATAATAGGAAAGCAagaatatttttcaagaaaagataattcttattttctccaaaatcaagATTGACTATAAGCATTAAACAAAATATACCAAGCCTTTTTACATTTTCATGTTCTGCAGATAACCATCCCATCACCCATTTTGGCAAATTCCCACAAGTCCTTAGCATGaaagtaaaaaattataaaggaaatatagGAATTTGGGTTTAcgagtaagaaaaaaaaaattagaggggTTTAAGCTTTTAGCACCGAGCCACCGACCTGCACTTGGGGTTTAAGAaatgaataacaacaaaagAGTTCACAGTCTTTTTACTGGCACTATACTTGTATGTGAGTAGGTGTATAAAGTCATTCACTTTTTGGCTTTGACCCCTTTTACCACTttacatttttgttttttatgagGAGAAAAAACGCCTGGAAAGTTCAAAAATGACAATTTTCTTCGGAGATACCTTAATTTTAAGTGTCAAATTAGCGGTGAACTTAACTCACACTCTAAAAACTAGCTTAAAGGGAGGAGGATTGCTTAAACCTTATAAGGAGTGCAGAGATCTCATTcgtatattttttttagatattttttttaattcgggATTTCACTGTACAGTTTGGAGCGTGCAGATTCATAAATCGGGGGAAATTTTTACCCCCATCGGTTTGGGACCGGTCAATTGGTCCAGAGAGCATTCCCCCTCCCCTTTATTTCCGGGGTTACACATCTGATCGGTCCTGAgtctggctctgataccatgctAATATAAAAAACGTGAAAGCggtaaagaaacaaaaatattttgggGGACCAACAATCTCATCCGTTACCTATGTAATATATTCTCTTTAGTGTATTAATCCTATTTTTATTAAGGTAGTGATCCATTGGAGGCAAACAACATTTTAACTTTATGGGTTTTATAAATTTTAGGATAACATGTTACGAAGCCGTTTGGGCAGGAAAACTATTCActctttttttactttattttgaaaCTAGTGCTAgattataaaattttcaaatccaAACTCCAAATTTAGAGTGTTCAAAATTTGCTTTTCAATTCCATCTTCATAAGTTTCAAACAAAATGTTTTCTTATCTCCTTTGcaaaaaattaatcaaacaCGACTCTATCTTCaactccaatttcataaatttcaaataaagtgaaaaatatttggaatcttAGGCAAAAGCCTCCAATTTACCTGCATATACACTCGATGACCAAAATTATCACTAAAGTGTGTAAtcaaatgatgaagatttttcctttcttaacTAGATATTTCAGATTTGGAATTTAGGAATTAAGTCCACTTGATATAAATTTAATAGCTCCGATAGTGGCTTTTAATCGAATTAATGAGTTATGGACACCGGAtacttgaagaaagaaaaaaaaaaaaaggacaatgCTCAAAATTAGTGTAATATAAATTTCCCAAATTTAATTTGAGCCATCAAGTatattaagaaaagaaaattgaatcaTAATGGATAATTACTTTTTGAACCgctcaaaagaataatagcCAGTAAATCTATAGGTTGTGTATATAactataaatatacatattgtatacacaaaatatacatataatattcatagatatacatatattattcatagatatacatataatatacgtaatTAGTGTATAGCTTCACTATGTAAAAGCTGAAACATGATATTGATCATAATTGATATCTACAGAGAATTAACTCCATGAGCAAAGAATCTACAGAGATCAAAGAACACATATGAATAAATGACCTGGTAACTGATTTTTCGTTCAATGCACAACATTGAAAAGAATCAATGCTTCTTACACATTTCGACAAAAAAGCAAAGCAAgaatattttgaagaaaagatattcttattttctccaaaatcaagATTGAATATAAGTATTGACAAAATATACGACACCTCTTTACATTCCCAGCACCCATTTAAGCAAATTCCCAGAAGTCCTTAATTAGCATGAAATCATCACAAATATAAAGATCTTTAGAGGGGGAAAAAATTATATAGGAATTTGGGTTCACGGGTAAGAAAAGAATAGAGGGGGTTTAAGCTTTTTGCACCAACTTGCACTTGGGGGGTTTAAGCGGTCCTATGGTACGCAGGATGAGATAAATAAGGATATTTAagagattattttatcccacaaTTATATGAGATAGTAATTTCACTATTTTAATATAAatggtgggataaaataatccggAACTAATTAATACTCCATTatcaaacatgaaataaaataattctTCGTCTTATCCCAGGCTTTTTATTGACAGTATCTATCTATGTGATTAGGTGTATAGTCATTCACTTTTTGGCTTTGACCTCTTTTCTCTTCCCTTTTACCGTTTTACACTTTTGTTTCTTACGAGGAAAATCACCTGGAaagttcaaaattttcaattttaaattgTTCAATTTGATCAAGGTGTCCTTCCATAATATATTTTGTCTATGGTACAATGGAAAGACTAAATTAACTTCTTGAATTCTTTCACAATTTACATTACTCAGATCTTGAAGGCATTTTTTCGGATTAACTAATCCTTTCCGTGTTTGTAACCTTCATTTATTGTTCCTCCTTCTAGATATTATTTATTTCATAGCAAATATTTACAATCTTTAATAATAGCCTTAAGAGGGTGATACTGTGTGTATGTCTTCCTCTTAAATAAGCTTGACATCAAATAAAGAGTCTGTTTTCACTACTTACTTCGTTGTATTCCATATCTTTGGTCAGCTTTAGTTCTTCCATAAAAAATATGCGGTCGCATTTAAAATTATCTTTCTCATTTCGTAATTAAAATTTTCGAGTTTGTGACATTTGATAAGAAATATAATAGCTCCCATAGTAGTTTTAGTGAAACAGTAAGTTACTTACACCGGATACTTAAAGGAAAAGAGAATGATAAATCCCAAAATTAATCTCAcataaattttccaaatttaatCTGAGAAGACAAATCATGAGCCatcaagtatataaaaaaaaagaaaaacgaaTTATAAGAAAGCTTTACTTGATGGAACAATTCAAATATGTCGTCCTTGatgtttaataaaaataatgtttcttattttattttctttactcATGTCAACTCCGAGAACATATTATATTCCAAAAAAGATATTTATTGACAAGTTAATTCAACCTATCCAGAGAAAGAGAAGGCATCTAGTTAATACTCGAGTAATAGAAAAAAGGATAGACATTAGCGCATTGTaagctctttctttttctttctaatgGACGGTTGGAAAATGCAAAAGGCGTAGAAGAATTGACGAATAGCTGGATTAATAcgtgatatatatttttagtcaTGAGATTAAGTTTGTTCATAGTTAGTGTAAagaaaattttatattattatatcattcaaatgatatttatgagttctcttttaaaaagtgagATTTGTAATTTTAGTAATAAGGCAAGTTACCTGCTACGACAGATAAAGGTAATTAACTGATATTAGTATAAAAATTCTTTACATTATACAACTTATTCAaatggataagcaaaaatagtcctgggataaaaatttagtaccgccttatcccacgtttggttcGAATAAAATCACGGTATAACTAATGCCGAAATTAATTATCCCTGGATcgtagtgttattttatccctgtAAGAGGTGGGATAattaatcccgggataacttgtTTCCCAACCAAAAGACCCCTTAGAGTCACATATTCTAATTAGCCGATCATATGCATTGTAACATTCTAGTTTTTCAGTTAAACCAAGAGTGAACTATGTTTTAGACTAGGGTTTTAATTTAGAGTATTTGTTTATCACATGATGAATATATTAGCCCAAGAGGCTATGCTTATTTTCGAACATCAAAAACATTAAAGACCTACTACCATAAACGGATTCAGAATTCTAAGTTTATACGTTTTGAGTCAAGAAAAAGTAGTATATTAGGttcagaaaaaataatttacatgtatttagtgaattttttaacatttaacACAAATATTATGTTTTAGATTTATTGAATTCTGCCGAACTCGTAGTTAGAACTCTAACTCCGCCCGTGCTTACTACTTTGGgcaaaaaaatattgttttgaTTTATTTAATGCACCTTGCGAGGAGACAAATTAAAATTCCGCAACTTGCTAGGAAACAAATTCCATTcaccttcttctttctttctcctgtttttttttttttttttttttttttttttttcggaaaattctttttaaatatAGGGGTTTCGATATCATCTATTGCACCTTGCGAGGAGACAAAAGTCCATTCACCttcttcattcttcttttttctttctccttttataaattattttccttGTGAAAAACAACATGTTGACAAGGTTATGACATTTTATCTTTTAGCATGGAGAATCCCTCAAATTCGTGCTTAACAACTCAAAAGGAATACATCCAATTCACTAGTTTTTGGATATCCGAATGTTATCTTTCAAAAGGGAAAGGATACAATATGCCACACTATAGATGTGACGATTATATGGCGTTTTTTATTTCGGCATTGCATCACAATTGTTGTCATTATTAGCAAAACAAAGAAATCGCATGAGCTGACCTAGAACTGGTTCATCTGGGGGAGGATATATTCCTGAAAATTCATCTTATTCGAATTTCGATGAATATATGTAATCAAATTATTCGGGGAAAAGGTGTCAATTTTTTCAAACATAGACATTTTGATTCTCGTTCAGAATATAATCCAATTTGATGAAGGAATATCAAGTCGTATTTTGCATGAGAGATTGAAAACTTTGGGATATATTCTATTAGCCATGCATTTAGATACAACGTTTATCATAGAATAATCATTTATTCAATTGTAAAgatttaaataaattatatatttgcATTTGTGTTCGTTTAGTTATGTAGTACAAGTGTATATAGttttagcttatacacggaagattaaatcatcAGTTCTTATAAGTTATAAAGTTTAATTAAGTTCATGATCTAGGATGGAGAATGAACACGCCATCAAAACAATTGTAGCACAACATTAAATACATTTTATTCTGATTATTATGGGAATGATATAGTTCCATGCAACTTTTTGTGCTAgtatattttgtatgtattaatggaccaagtagagataagtggtTTTATATTGACGATATACAATAAATCTCAAGTCTATtaaatgtacatatatactcttaatcttgagaTAATTGTTATGATCAATTTGTATTGTTTGTTGATTTGATTTATCAAAGATGAGATTCTTTTGTGGGTTGAAAGTGAATTGGATAATAACAATATGCAAAACAATAAATAGTTGATAGAATTCACGTCTCCGTTTAGAGATTAATGATGCCCATTTATGAATGGTTATAGGTTTTCATGTGTAAACCTGACCGGTTAATTTCATATCTGACATATGAAATAAGTTGAGCGAAAATCGACATGAATTATTAGTCaagaaattaaattactgataacttaattttttattagtaTTTGTAATCTTTAACACATGGAGTTAAACGAGGTTTTAGTGAAAGAATTAGAAATTCAATTCAAGGGTGCAATTACGAACTTTTAATGGAagaatttataatttattatggtGAGAATAATACGAATAAAAATAACTTATTTCAAAATAGGATGCCTCAtcaatgccttttttttttgttggtagaAAGGGGATTAAttgcattaatttaaaaacataaataaactaTAGATCATTCGAAGCATTGCAGTGTTAATTGACGTGAATGGTACTACAGTTCCTACTCCTATGAGGGTTGCTGATAAACATGATGGGCTTTAGGATGGTATCTTTGTAGTTAACAAGGTCTTTCTTGTTGTTGAATTGTTATAGCTTCTGGTAAGCCATATCTTCCAGAGGCAAAACAGAATTAGCTCACTCCATTGAAGAAGATTGTTGTAGGATTGGTGCTTGATCCGACCCAGTTGGCAAGCCAGTTGGCAAGCCAGTTGGTTTGGTTGTATTAGATCCTGCTACCATTGTTGTCTTGGAAGGCTTTGTTGCAAACAACAATATACAGAAGGAATTGGAATTGGGGGCCTCATCAATGTCCATGTTATGCCCGAACCGAATAACGACTTTGAAATCGTTTTCTTAACAgagaaaaaataacaacaacatacccagtgtaatccgaCGAGTGGAGTTTAGGGAGGGTAGTGTGTACGTACATTCTCCCTAACttgtgaaggtagagaggttgcTTCCAATaaaccctcggctcaataaagcaattttgaaaagaaaaatacgaAAGTGAAACCGTGgcagttgaaaaaaaaaaaaaaggtttttccCTTAAAAACAGGTGGCTACTATATATATGGTTTTTTCCATTCATGAAAGACCtggtttttgaaaaaatacttGCCCAAGTCCAAAAATTTCTTGGGTCGCTATAGAAGATCGTGGGAATGTGAAGATTAATTTCACAGTTGTTGTCACACTTTAAGAGggatttttcttcaattttatgattgattaaagttttttttatcatattaaCTATATTTTGTAGGGGCGGAATTGGCGCTTGGATTACGGATTTGGCGGAACTTCATAGTCTTGATTCCAACTCTGTTTTT
It includes:
- the LOC132029760 gene encoding acyl-protein thioesterase 1-like: MSFSGSTTGSGSRTTQTSWEFGRTHVVRPKGKHEATIVWLHGLGDKGSSWSQLLESLPLPNIKWICPTAPTRPVAAFGGFPCTAWFDVGDISEDAPDDLEGLDFSAAHVANLLSTEPADVKLCVGGFSMGAATALYSATCHAFRQYGNGSPYRVNLSAVVGLSGWLPCSRTLRHRMQGMNDAGRRAASLPILLCHGTGDDVVAYQHGEKSARLLSSSGFQSLTWRTYEGLGHYTIPEENHEICRWLSANLQLGGA